In Desulforegulaceae bacterium, the following are encoded in one genomic region:
- a CDS encoding TetR/AcrR family transcriptional regulator, with product MTRVSAFNKLREEEREVRRELIIEATLSLLEKKTFDQLGMRDIAAEAGISPASLYRYFPGQTELLTESFIYDLQNHAHKFNEKLSTNQIDSVEKFAIEFVDTLIKNEASFQMMSYMMIKAEISPELLDKFNMIMRNFLSNIEEVFKKSGIEVVSRNLIHGFYASLSGIVMAFRNFPGKDKKTIEIHMKKLARITAFAFIQNEVTKFDEKT from the coding sequence ATGACACGTGTTTCTGCATTCAACAAGCTAAGGGAAGAAGAAAGAGAAGTAAGAAGAGAGTTGATAATAGAGGCAACCCTAAGCCTGCTTGAAAAAAAAACATTTGATCAACTGGGAATGAGGGATATTGCAGCTGAAGCAGGCATTTCCCCTGCGTCTTTGTATAGATATTTTCCAGGACAGACAGAACTTTTAACGGAAAGCTTTATTTATGATCTGCAAAATCATGCTCATAAATTTAATGAAAAACTTTCAACAAACCAAATTGATTCTGTTGAAAAGTTTGCCATTGAATTTGTAGATACTCTCATAAAAAATGAAGCTAGTTTTCAAATGATGAGCTATATGATGATAAAGGCAGAAATTTCACCTGAACTTCTTGATAAGTTCAATATGATTATGAGAAATTTTTTATCAAATATTGAAGAAGTTTTTAAAAAGTCAGGTATAGAGGTGGTCAGCAGAAATCTAATCCATGGATTTTATGCTTCACTTTCAGGGATTGTGATGGCATTTAGAAATTTTCCGGGAAAAGATAAAAAAACTATAGAAATTCATATGAAAAAGCTTGCCAGGATCACTGCCTTTGCTTTTATCCAAAATGAAGTAACAAAGTTTGATGAAAAAACTTAA